In Lolium rigidum isolate FL_2022 chromosome 7, APGP_CSIRO_Lrig_0.1, whole genome shotgun sequence, the DNA window CGATTCAGCGGCAAATATTATGGATCGGGGAGAGTATCAATTTTGTTCATGTCCCGCTCGATTTGTtgaaaaagtaaatttcattatTGTTCTGAGATTACTGGATCACATTTGAGCTGCAACTCTCGAGATAACAAGTACTCTACAACATacagagtgcacacacacatattaTTCTACAAGAGGCAGTAGTACACCTCTAAACCAGAGAGTCCCACATCATGGAACTCATTTTTATTGGTGTGTGATGAACAACACTCGGCTCAGCTGCATCCACACTTGACCTCACACGGCTCCAGTGGCATGAAGTGGCCTCAACGCTCACGGCAGAGTGTAAGCTGCAAATTGCAAAAGAGTGTTCAGACTGGCAGCAACAACACAACATAAGCTAGGTAGAACAATGTCAGGTAAACCCTTTTGCTCACCTCCGCACTTGTAGCCGACCGGGCGGTCGACTAGGTTGCAGCGCTTGGGGATGGTGATGGCGTCCTCCGGCTTGATGCCGGCGCTCTTGGCGGTGCGGGAGAGCATGACGGCGCAGAGGCACTTGGGGCTCTGCTTCCCGATGGTGTGCACCGCCGTGCAGCACCCGCTGGACGGCGCCGATTTGGGGTCCTGCCCCGCCGACGCGCACGGCGCCAGCTTCAGCGCCATCCTGTCCGCCGGCGTCGACCCGCACTCGCCGGCACCGTACGCGCCACGCGGTGCGGTGAGcgccgccgcggccacgaccaccagAGCGAGCACCAGCAGACCCCTCATCGACATCGTCGCCTCGTCTCGTCGATCACTAAGATGTCAGTGTGGCTCAG includes these proteins:
- the LOC124677351 gene encoding non-specific lipid-transfer protein 3-like, giving the protein MSMRGLLVLALVVVAAAALTAPRGAYGAGECGSTPADRMALKLAPCASAGQDPKSAPSSGCCTAVHTIGKQSPKCLCAVMLSRTAKSAGIKPEDAITIPKRCNLVDRPVGYKCGAYTLP